One Lysinibacillus sp. OF-1 DNA segment encodes these proteins:
- a CDS encoding phage tail protein, protein MDPYVGEIRMFAGNYAPDGWALCNGQLISIAENEVLYSLIGTTYGGNGQTTFALPNFQSRVVVHQGQNQATGTNYVIGQIGGVETVTLNTSQLPAHTHQVNAFSLEGTTLSPEKAVWAKNIQYSTQPANSTMNATVVSSVGGNTPHDNVMPFLTISFIIALYGIYPSF, encoded by the coding sequence ATGGATCCATATGTTGGAGAAATTCGAATGTTTGCAGGTAATTATGCTCCAGATGGCTGGGCATTGTGCAATGGGCAACTCATATCCATTGCAGAAAATGAAGTACTTTATTCCTTAATTGGTACAACTTATGGCGGGAATGGACAAACGACATTCGCGTTACCAAATTTTCAAAGTAGAGTAGTTGTCCATCAAGGACAGAATCAAGCAACTGGTACGAACTATGTGATAGGTCAAATAGGAGGGGTGGAAACTGTCACTTTAAACACTTCACAGCTTCCAGCTCATACGCATCAAGTAAATGCTTTCTCACTTGAAGGTACAACACTGAGTCCTGAAAAAGCTGTTTGGGCAAAAAATATACAATATTCAACACAACCAGCAAATAGCACAATGAATGCAACAGTCGTTTCAAGTGTTGGAGGAAATACTCCTCATGACAATGTAATGCCGTTTCTGACAATTAGTTTTATTATCGCTCTTTACGGTATATACCCATCATTTTGA
- a CDS encoding cupin domain-containing protein, translating into MPYQVINIKENLSQINELWSPKVVGEINDFQFKLIKIDGDFIWHEHQGADKVFIVLEGEMFIAFRDGQVKISKGEMFIVPGGAEQKPFAEKECHIMLVEPKVAVNTGGIESK; encoded by the coding sequence ATGCCCTACCAAGTTATAAATATAAAAGAAAATTTGTCTCAAATAAATGAGCTCTGGTCTCCGAAAGTTGTAGGTGAAATAAACGACTTTCAATTCAAACTAATTAAGATTGATGGAGATTTTATATGGCACGAGCATCAAGGTGCCGATAAGGTATTTATTGTGCTAGAAGGAGAAATGTTCATTGCTTTTCGTGATGGCCAGGTAAAAATTTCTAAGGGAGAGATGTTTATTGTTCCGGGAGGAGCAGAGCAAAAGCCTTTCGCTGAAAAGGAATGCCATATTATGTTGGTTGAGCCTAAAGTTGCTGTAAACACTGGCGGTATTGAGTCTAAATAA
- a CDS encoding helix-turn-helix transcriptional regulator has product MKIDVNQLAEHLAHIPFQVEGIYRYTSYLGVPYADYTDSFPGFIFPLTGKIQFQFNGTPYIFSPGKVVHGGAKMKLDQKNFDNANWEYILVLYRICNSELQESSFSHQHFELSTGQSPRLIELLMRLWHVYNQRGGISMFQTEMLFRDVLNEALLCVANRQNSCESHTLFERVSSYIHEYYHQSLTIPLLAEQYNVNRNRLSYVFRKHAGMGPAEYLLKYRINMAQKMLFTSDAPVQYIAQTVGIADPFYFSRVFKKQFGLSPTEYREKFINNPC; this is encoded by the coding sequence TTGAAAATCGATGTGAATCAGTTAGCAGAACATTTAGCACATATTCCTTTCCAAGTAGAAGGAATATATCGATATACGAGTTATTTAGGTGTGCCGTACGCTGATTATACAGATTCCTTTCCTGGATTTATTTTTCCACTTACAGGGAAAATACAATTTCAATTTAATGGCACGCCTTATATCTTTTCACCAGGAAAAGTTGTGCATGGTGGTGCAAAAATGAAACTAGATCAAAAAAATTTTGATAATGCGAACTGGGAATATATTCTTGTTTTATACCGAATATGTAACTCAGAACTACAAGAGTCCAGTTTTTCTCATCAGCATTTTGAATTATCGACTGGACAATCTCCTCGTCTTATTGAATTACTTATGCGTCTTTGGCATGTGTATAATCAGCGCGGAGGTATTTCAATGTTTCAGACCGAAATGCTGTTTCGCGATGTACTGAATGAAGCCTTATTATGTGTTGCTAATAGGCAAAATAGCTGTGAATCACATACTTTATTCGAACGGGTATCTTCTTATATTCATGAATACTATCATCAAAGCCTTACAATCCCCTTGCTTGCAGAACAATATAACGTGAATCGAAATCGACTTTCTTATGTATTTAGAAAACATGCAGGTATGGGACCAGCAGAATATTTATTAAAATATCGTATCAACATGGCGCAAAAAATGCTTTTTACAAGTGATGCGCCTGTACAATATATTGCGCAAACTGTTGGAATTGCTGATCCCTTTTATTTTAGTAGAGTGTTTAAGAAACAATTTGGTCTTTCTCCTACTGAATATCGAGAGAAGTTCATCAATAATCCATGCTAA
- a CDS encoding iron-siderophore ABC transporter substrate-binding protein, giving the protein MHKIKGLLFSTLLLAGILAGCNETSVEKKGVATEDTSTSAVNADATHWPRTIKDALGKEIVIEKKPEKIVSLWYFYPEILVALGEPPTASTDKEYLSSLSYLNGKLDSTEELGDKLSPSIEKILSTEPDYILATEHHEKLYESLEKVAPVITLKSKDIYDDWQYGLRTVAEIIGKEDEAEKVIDKMMQEITIGREALKSIQGESVALVLSWDGKTFNVLGEENPVYILAFDKEKGLGLTPDITFKGKNNQFTAFEGISTIQADHIFLIGDITKKETLMSELQQSNVWNNMNAVKKGNIHLMDTSAITGGPLAIEYALQNITNALQKQ; this is encoded by the coding sequence ATGCACAAGATCAAAGGACTATTATTCTCAACGCTATTATTAGCAGGCATACTAGCAGGTTGCAATGAAACATCAGTTGAAAAGAAAGGCGTAGCTACAGAAGACACTTCTACCTCTGCGGTTAATGCAGATGCAACTCATTGGCCAAGAACCATTAAGGATGCTTTAGGTAAAGAAATTGTTATCGAGAAAAAACCAGAAAAAATAGTTTCCCTATGGTATTTTTATCCTGAAATACTAGTTGCATTAGGTGAGCCGCCTACAGCTTCTACTGACAAAGAGTATCTATCTTCTTTATCTTATTTAAATGGAAAGCTAGATTCAACTGAAGAATTAGGAGATAAATTGTCTCCTAGTATTGAAAAAATTTTATCGACTGAGCCTGATTATATTTTAGCAACGGAACATCATGAAAAATTATATGAGTCACTAGAAAAAGTTGCGCCAGTCATTACGCTGAAATCTAAGGACATCTATGATGACTGGCAATATGGCCTTCGTACAGTAGCCGAGATTATTGGAAAGGAAGACGAAGCGGAAAAAGTAATTGATAAAATGATGCAAGAAATTACAATTGGTCGTGAAGCATTAAAGTCGATTCAAGGAGAGTCAGTAGCACTTGTGTTGTCTTGGGATGGAAAAACTTTTAATGTTCTAGGTGAAGAAAATCCTGTATATATTCTTGCGTTTGATAAAGAAAAGGGATTGGGGCTTACACCAGATATCACATTTAAAGGAAAAAATAATCAGTTTACTGCATTCGAAGGAATTTCAACAATTCAAGCAGACCATATTTTCCTTATAGGTGACATTACAAAAAAGGAAACATTAATGAGTGAATTACAACAAAGTAATGTATGGAATAATATGAACGCCGTAAAAAAAGGGAATATTCATTTAATGGATACTTCCGCTATTACTGGTGGTCCATTAGCTATTGAATACGCTTTGCAAAATATAACAAATGCCCTGCAAAAACAATAA